CCTGCACCAGACCAATCGCGCCGCCGGCAGCGGCTTCCGGCGATGCGTGACCGATGGACAGGCCCGACGTGCCGCCAGAGAAACGGCCGTCAGTGAGCAGGGCGCAGGCTTTGCCCAGGCCTTTGGATTTCAGGTACGACGTCGGGTAGAGCATTTCCTGCATGCCCGGGCCGCCCTTCGGACCTTCGTAACGGATGATCACGATGTCGCCGGCCTTCACTTCGTCAGCGAGGATGCCGCGTACGGCGCTGTCCTGGCTTTCGAAGATTTTCGCGTTGCCTTCGAACACGTGGATCGACTCGTCGACGCCGGCGGTTTTCACCACGCAACCGTCCAGCGCGATGTTGCCGTACAGCACGGCGAGGCCGCCCTCTTGCGAGTAGGCGTGCTCGACGCTGCGGATGCAGCCGTTTTCACGGTCGTCGTCGAGGGTTTCCCAACGGGTCGACTGGCTGAACGCAGTTTGCGTCGGGATGCCCGCCGGACCAGCCTTGAAGAAATGGTGCACGGCTTCGTCGTTGGTCTGAGTGATGTCCCACTTGGCGATGCCTTCGGCCATGGACGTGCTGTGCACGGTCGGCAGGTCGGTGTGCAGCAAACCGCCGCGCGCCAGCGAACCGAGGATGCTGAAGATCCCGCCGGCGCGGTGTACGTCTTCCATGTGGTACTTCTGGATGTTCGGCGCGACTTTGCACAGTTGCGGTACGTGGCGCGAGAGGCGGTCGATGTCCTTCAGGTCGAAGTCGATCTCGGCTTCCTGGGCGGCGGCCAGCAAGTGCAGGATGGTGTTGGTGGAACCGCCCATGGCGATGTCCAGGGTCATGGCGTTCTCGAACGCCTTGAAGTTGGCGATGTTGCGCGGCAACACCGACTCGTCGTTGTCGGTGTAGTAGCGCTTGCACAGCTCGACGATGGTGCGGCCGGCTTGCAGGAACAGTTGCTCGCGGTCGCTGTGGGTGGCCAATGTCGAACCGTTGCCCGGCAACGCCAGGCCCAGGGCTTCAACCAGGCAGTTCATCGAGTTGGCGGTGAACATGCCGGAGCACGAACCGCACGTCGGGCAAGCGCTGCGCTCGTACTCGGCGACTTTCTCGTCAGAAGCGCTGGAGTCGGCGGCGATGACCATGGCATCGACCAGATCGAGGCCGTGGCTGGCCAGTTTGGTCTTGCCGGCTTCCATCGGGCCGCCGGAAACGAAGATCACCGGGATGTTCAGGCGCAGGGACGCCATCAGCATGCCAGGGGTGATCTTGTCGCAGTTGGAGATGCAGACGATGGCGTCGGCGCAGTGGGCGTTGACCATGTACTCGACGGAGTCGGCGATGATCTCGCGGCTCGGCAGCGAATACAGCATGCCGTCGTGGCCCATGGCGATGCCGTCATCCACGGCGATGGTGTTGAATTCTTTGGCGACGCCACCGGCGCGTTCGATTTCGCGGGCGACCAGTTGGCCGAGGTCCTTGAGGTGGACGTGGCCCGGTACGAACTGGGTGAACGAGTTGGCAATGGCGATGATCGGCTTTTTGAAGTCGTCATCTTTCATCCCCGTGGCGCGCCACAGTGCGCGCGCGCCGGCCATGTTGCGACCGTGGGTGGATGTTTTCGAGCGGTAATCAGGCATGGAACACTCCGGGCGGCTAATCAGGTGCTAAAGGGGAAGTGAGCTTCTATGAACGTCTGGAACACTCAGAAATGGCCGTGTGTCCGGAAGTTGCCGATGACTTTGCGGGATCGCCGCTTGCCTCAGCCTGAGCTCATAAACCCGCCGGGGGATGAATGGCGATGAATCTCGCGATTCTACACCGCTGGCGTCAGGAGGGAATGCCGGAAAGTACCGATCCAGCGCTGACGCCGTGTGTGGAATGACGACCGGCAGTGTTCACCCGGCCGTCAGCGCCCGATGCCGCCGGGTGATCAGCGCATTCAAGATGATCGCGCTGGCGCTCAATAGCAGAAAGCTCACCGCCAGAGTGGTCTGCAAATCAGTTGCGCTGAGGTTGATCAACGCGCTGATCAGTCCGCCGAAGATGAACACCAGTGTGTTGCCCGCCGACGCCGACGTGCCGGCCCTGTCCGGGAATATCTCCATGGCTTTCGAGGTCGCGACCGGCCGCGCAATGGTGGTGCCGGCAGTGCAGATGATCATCGGAACCAGCACCGTCGGCGTCGACAACCCGAGCAGTTTCGACAATATCAGCATGACCAGCCCCGAAAAGAAGATCAGGCCAAGGCCGACGATGATCAGCGTGTTCGGCGCGATCCGGCCGCCGAGGATCCGCGCGATGATCCCGCCAATGATGTACGCCAGCCCGTAAAGCAGCAGCGTCAGCGAGAATTCGTAGGGCGAGAGCTGCAATTGATCCATGAAAATCAGCGGCGAGATGACGATGAAGGAGAAATGGCAGGCGAATGCAATGGCGGCAATCAACCAGTAACCGGTGAAACCGACGTCGCGGTAAACCACCCGGTATGACTGGACGATACCTCGGTGCATAACGTTGGTCGGGCGCTGGTTCTCAAGGAAGAAGCAGGCTTTGAGAAACACCGCGCCGGCCAGCGCGATGAACACGACAAAACTTCCAGGCCAGTCGAGCGCTTGTTGCAGCAACGTGCCGGCCAGCGGCGATATGGAAATGAAAATTCCGCTGGCGGTGACCATGAGGATTCTCAGCCGATCGCGCTCCTTGCCCGCGAACAAGTCCTGAACCAGCGCCTGGGTCAGCACAAAACATCCGCAGCCGATGGCCTGGATCATCCGGAACAGCAGGAACCAGGAATAATCGGTGGCTAACAGGCAGCCTGTCGCGCCGATTATCGATACCGCCATGCCCGCCAACAGCAAGCCCTTGCGCCCCATGCGGTCCGACAGTGGCCCGATCAGCAGTTGCGACAACGAAATGCCGACGGCGAACAGGCTGATGGAAAACGCGATGTCGGCGGGGCTGGTGCGGAAGTGCTCAGCCAATGCCGGAAATGAAGGCAACAGCACGTCCAGCGGAAAGACCCCGAGCAACACCATGGTCATCAGCAGAATGACCGCGACACGGCGTTTTTTAACACTCACAGCGGCGTTGTCTTCATTCATCAATGAGCCCTGCCTGCGCGAAAAGTTGTCGATTGCCGGGCAGGTCAAAAAATCCCGCCGTGTGCAGTGCCTTAAGCGTGGCGCCCGCCCCTGAACGCGCACGCGCTGCAACGGCGTTCATGCCCGTCAGGCCACCGAGGATGTCGGTGATGCAAACGGCATCCAGTTCGGCGCTGAGCAGGCTTTCCCTGAGCCATCGGTCATCGATTTCAAAAAACAGCAGGATGATTTCCACCAGCCAATGGGCGGCGAGGGTGCGCCGGGTGCCGGGCAGGTTCAGCCACACGTAATGGAACACTTGCGCAAAATAGCGACTGTGCCGAGCCTCGTCCGTGAGGTGATCCCTGAGCATTTCCTGAACACCGGACACCAGCAGGTCGCGGCACAGATCAAGCAGTTCGCGGGCGATGATCGTCTCCGAGACGAAACCGACCAGGAACAGCGCCAGCGCTTTGTGTTCGTTAGGGGCTCGGGCGAGCAGGTCGTTGAGCCGGGTGATTCGTCGTGGCATCAACGGCCGCGAGGTGATCCCGTACAGGTCGGCAATCTGCTCGGCGACGCTGTTGGAGAACAGCGCATGGAATCCTTCGTCGGTGTAGAGCTGTAACCCGGCGGTTTTCATGCGCAGCGGGATAGCGACGCCGAGTTCGTCGTGGACGATGGTTTCCACCGCGCGATTGACGATGCGGTGTTCCAGCAACGTGGTGTAGTCGAGGAAATACACCAAGTGATTGGCCGTCAGGCGATGAACCACCGCTGGGCCGGCAGCCTGGATACTCGGGTGATCGAGATAGGGCAGGAAACCCGGCGGAAACCAGTGCCGGTGGAGCAATTGGCGCTCCAGTTCCGGCGGTGATGGCAATAGATAGGTGTTGCCGCTCGTGCGCACTGACGCGCGGTTGTTCCAGTCGCCAAGGGTAAAGTGCCCGACCGGGAACTCCGCCGCCGCAGGGTTGGTAGTCATTGTTGCTGTCTCTGGTTCAGCAACGCTTTCAGTTCCTTGCACATCACTTGCCCGTCGCTGCGGCCACAACCGACGAAAAACAACGGTTGTTCAGCATTGTCTTCAAGTCCGAGCAGCGCTTCGACCTGATCGTCTTTCAGCGCGCCGGTCAGCCAGGTGCCCAAACCGAGGGAAGTAGCGACCAGTTGAAAGGTCTGGGAGATATGCCCGGCCTCGACGTAGGCCATTCGGTAGGCGCGCGAGTGTTGGTACTTCCACCACAACTTGTCGAAACGCGCGCTGATAAACAGACCGACCGGCAAGTTGTTGATGAAGTGTTGCCCGCACAAGAGTTGGCCCAGCGGCGCAACCGGCAAGGGATTGACGAAGCTCAGGGCGTGATCGGCTGCGTGGTAGGCGTAGAGTCCGGGTTCCAGGCACTCGACGTTTTGCACGTGCACAAACCCTTCGCAGGCATTCAGTCCTCCACCCGAAGGGCTGCTGCGGCGTGCGCCGAGGCCGTCGGCGACTGAGTCGTCGAGATCGTCTTCACGCTCTTTCAGATGGCCGAGCGACAGATAGAGCAGGGTGCTGAGGTGGTCGAGCGATACCGCGTCTCCAGTGAAAGAGCGGCAGGTTTTCCGATTGACCAGGGCATCGGCCAGATAACCTTCCGGCAGGCGTGCAGGGGCGGGCAGGGCAATCAGCTTGCCGGTCGCGTGGCGGGTGTTATCCGCACCTGAGCCGCTGGAGGCCAATACTTCGTTGCAATGGTCCAGATAATGTCTCGACCATTCATGAATGTTCTTGGGTGTATATTCGCAAGGTATGTTTTTAGTGCCGATATGAAATATCTTTGATAGTTCATCCCAGCCCCATTCGATTGCTCGCTGGGTGGACGTTATCAATATTCCAGTATTGAGAAACTGTGTGTCGATTATATTGTTGGTGTCGAACGCTCGGGGGTTGTCGATAAGTTGCGCGAGTCGCGTCGAGTATTCGAGGTTGAGTTCAAATTGCTTGTGGTTGCGGTAATCCCAGACTATTTGACCGGGCGTGCGGGGAAGCATGAAGAGATGTGGGTTTATCTGCATGAAGGGCTGTTCGCTCTGGCGGGGCCATAGAAAACGCTGGGTAAGCCGGCACTCCCCAGCGTCTCATTTACTTATCGGGCTTTCGGTGCAACCAGAAAAGCCAGGTTAGCGATTTTGTTGGTTTCCAGAGTAACTGCTTTCATGTTGTGAACTCCTTGTAAGTAATAGTGAGTGCCACTCCTTGGTGACAACTCAATCATAGTTTGTAATGAGTTCTTATCAAGGAGAATATCGGTAGGAAATATCCAGTAATTTTGTGGGAGCTATCTTATGGGAGGTAAGTGCGTGTAAGTCTAATTCTTCAATTTGGAAGATATAGCGAAACTTCCTGCACGTTAGTAGGACGGCAAGTGTAAGACGCAGAGGATAACTGGAAGGGGATTTCGATGGCGGAGAATGAGCGGGGAGCCTGCTGGCCCCCCGTCAAACCGGCGTAATCAGCTGTTTGGCAGCAGACGACAGGTGATGCTTTTGATGTAGCGGGTTTCGGCGATGGCTGGGTGAACCGGGTGGTCCGGGCCCTGACCGCCACGTTCGAGCATCTGGATGTTGCGATCCAGGTGACGGGCGCTGGTCAGCAGGATGTTCTGCAGGTCATCTTCCGGCAGGTGCATCGAGCACGAAGCGCTGACGAGGATGCCGTCCTTGGTCAGCAGGCGCATGGCTTGCTCGTTCAGGCGACGGTAAGCGCCTTCGCCGTTCTTCATGTCTTTCTTGCGTTTGATGAAGGCCGGCGGATCGGCAACGATCACGTCGAAACGTTCTTCGCTGGCCTTCAGCTCTTTCAGGGCTTCGAACACGTCGCCTTCGATGCAGGTCATTTTCTCGGCAAAGCCGTTCAGCGCAGCGTTGCGCTCGACGCCGTCGAGGGCGAAGGCCGATGCATCGACGCAGAACACTTCGTTGGCGCCGAAAGCGGCAGCCTGCACGCCCCAGCCACCGATGTAGCTATAGAGGTCGAGGACGCGTTTGCCTTTGACATACGGTGCCAGGCGCGCGCGGTTCATGCGGTGGTCGTAGAACCAGCCGGTTTTCTGGCCCTGAATGACCGGCGCTTCGAACTTCACGCCGTTCTCTTCCAAGGCAACCCATTCCGGCACCAGGCCGAACACGGTTTCGACGTAGCGGTTGAGGCCTTCGGCGTCGCGCGCGGCGGAATCGTTCTTGAACAGAATGCCGCTTGGCTTGAGCACTTGGGTCAACGCGGCGATCACGTCTTCTTTATGCGCTTCCATGGTCGCCGAAGCGATTTGCACCACGAGGATGTCGCCGAAACGGTCGACTACCAGGCCCGGCAACAGGTCGGAATCACCGTAGACCAGACGATAGAACGGCTTGTCGAACAGGCGATCGCGCAGCGACAACGCGACGTTGATGCGGTGCACCAGCAGCGATTTGTCCAGCGGCAACTTGATGTCGCGCGACAGCAGGCGCGCACAGATCAGGTTGTTCGGGCTCATGGCGACGATGCCCAGCGGCTTGCCGCCGGCAGCTTCGAGGATCGCCTGATCGCCGGCCTTGAAGCCGTGCAAAGGAGTCGCGGCTACATCGATTTCGTTGCTGTAGACCCACAAGTGGCCGTTTCGCAGGCGACGGTCGGCGTTGGCTTTGAGGCGCAGGCTAGGCAGGGACATGACGTCGCTCCGGAAAAAAGAGCGGGAGTATAGCGTGTTGTGCCAGGCGGGTGGCCGGGTAGCGATGAAACGCTGATGACGCTTTCGCGGGCCAATCTCACCCCTACAGGGAAATGCATTCCAAAGGTAGGAGCGAGGCTTGCCCGCGAAAGCGATTCAGGATGTTACGCCGACAGCGCGCCGATCAACTCGCGGTTGAACGCCGGGATGTCATCCGGCTGGCGGC
The window above is part of the Pseudomonas prosekii genome. Proteins encoded here:
- a CDS encoding class I SAM-dependent rRNA methyltransferase, with protein sequence MSLPSLRLKANADRRLRNGHLWVYSNEIDVAATPLHGFKAGDQAILEAAGGKPLGIVAMSPNNLICARLLSRDIKLPLDKSLLVHRINVALSLRDRLFDKPFYRLVYGDSDLLPGLVVDRFGDILVVQIASATMEAHKEDVIAALTQVLKPSGILFKNDSAARDAEGLNRYVETVFGLVPEWVALEENGVKFEAPVIQGQKTGWFYDHRMNRARLAPYVKGKRVLDLYSYIGGWGVQAAAFGANEVFCVDASAFALDGVERNAALNGFAEKMTCIEGDVFEALKELKASEERFDVIVADPPAFIKRKKDMKNGEGAYRRLNEQAMRLLTKDGILVSASCSMHLPEDDLQNILLTSARHLDRNIQMLERGGQGPDHPVHPAIAETRYIKSITCRLLPNS
- a CDS encoding diiron oxygenase — protein: MTTNPAAAEFPVGHFTLGDWNNRASVRTSGNTYLLPSPPELERQLLHRHWFPPGFLPYLDHPSIQAAGPAVVHRLTANHLVYFLDYTTLLEHRIVNRAVETIVHDELGVAIPLRMKTAGLQLYTDEGFHALFSNSVAEQIADLYGITSRPLMPRRITRLNDLLARAPNEHKALALFLVGFVSETIIARELLDLCRDLLVSGVQEMLRDHLTDEARHSRYFAQVFHYVWLNLPGTRRTLAAHWLVEIILLFFEIDDRWLRESLLSAELDAVCITDILGGLTGMNAVAARARSGAGATLKALHTAGFFDLPGNRQLFAQAGLIDE
- a CDS encoding SagB family peptide dehydrogenase, which encodes MQINPHLFMLPRTPGQIVWDYRNHKQFELNLEYSTRLAQLIDNPRAFDTNNIIDTQFLNTGILITSTQRAIEWGWDELSKIFHIGTKNIPCEYTPKNIHEWSRHYLDHCNEVLASSGSGADNTRHATGKLIALPAPARLPEGYLADALVNRKTCRSFTGDAVSLDHLSTLLYLSLGHLKEREDDLDDSVADGLGARRSSPSGGGLNACEGFVHVQNVECLEPGLYAYHAADHALSFVNPLPVAPLGQLLCGQHFINNLPVGLFISARFDKLWWKYQHSRAYRMAYVEAGHISQTFQLVATSLGLGTWLTGALKDDQVEALLGLEDNAEQPLFFVGCGRSDGQVMCKELKALLNQRQQQ
- the ilvD gene encoding dihydroxy-acid dehydratase, giving the protein MPDYRSKTSTHGRNMAGARALWRATGMKDDDFKKPIIAIANSFTQFVPGHVHLKDLGQLVAREIERAGGVAKEFNTIAVDDGIAMGHDGMLYSLPSREIIADSVEYMVNAHCADAIVCISNCDKITPGMLMASLRLNIPVIFVSGGPMEAGKTKLASHGLDLVDAMVIAADSSASDEKVAEYERSACPTCGSCSGMFTANSMNCLVEALGLALPGNGSTLATHSDREQLFLQAGRTIVELCKRYYTDNDESVLPRNIANFKAFENAMTLDIAMGGSTNTILHLLAAAQEAEIDFDLKDIDRLSRHVPQLCKVAPNIQKYHMEDVHRAGGIFSILGSLARGGLLHTDLPTVHSTSMAEGIAKWDITQTNDEAVHHFFKAGPAGIPTQTAFSQSTRWETLDDDRENGCIRSVEHAYSQEGGLAVLYGNIALDGCVVKTAGVDESIHVFEGNAKIFESQDSAVRGILADEVKAGDIVIIRYEGPKGGPGMQEMLYPTSYLKSKGLGKACALLTDGRFSGGTSGLSIGHASPEAAAGGAIGLVQDGDKVLIDIPNRSINLLISDEELAARRVEQDQKGWKPVEKRPRKVTTALKAYALLATSADKGAVRNKAMLDGL
- a CDS encoding multidrug effflux MFS transporter, with amino-acid sequence MNEDNAAVSVKKRRVAVILLMTMVLLGVFPLDVLLPSFPALAEHFRTSPADIAFSISLFAVGISLSQLLIGPLSDRMGRKGLLLAGMAVSIIGATGCLLATDYSWFLLFRMIQAIGCGCFVLTQALVQDLFAGKERDRLRILMVTASGIFISISPLAGTLLQQALDWPGSFVVFIALAGAVFLKACFFLENQRPTNVMHRGIVQSYRVVYRDVGFTGYWLIAAIAFACHFSFIVISPLIFMDQLQLSPYEFSLTLLLYGLAYIIGGIIARILGGRIAPNTLIIVGLGLIFFSGLVMLILSKLLGLSTPTVLVPMIICTAGTTIARPVATSKAMEIFPDRAGTSASAGNTLVFIFGGLISALINLSATDLQTTLAVSFLLLSASAIILNALITRRHRALTAG